AAAGACATCTGCAAAATATAAAAGATCCCATGGATTAATAATAGCTGCAGCGGATGTTCCTAAATCACTAAAATTACTTGTCTGGAATAATACCGGCAATGTAATAAAGTCATTGTAGAATCGATAGAACGCTACGTTTCCATATAAAACAATCGATAATACGATACTAATAGTGATTATATAGCGATTTCTTATTTTTGGTGTTTTAAAGAATAACGATAATCCATAAACAAACAGTAAAAAACTTAATGGATTGATTAACAAAATAAATTGTTGCATCGCATTTTCAATTTTCAACTCAAAGCTTGTGTGGTACACAATGACCGTTTTTATCCAAGTTGCTACGATTGCTAGTATCATAAATGAATGTTTAGGCCACTTAGTTAATTTCATTCCTAACATCCTCCCTATTCCTTACAAAAAAATAATAAAATTTACAATTTGATTTCTGAAACAAAATATATCTTAATCCATTTTTTACAGATAATCAACAGATATATTTTTAGGCAGCCTTTCTCCTCGGCTTCATTATAGCTTAACATTAATATATACGTTTTTAAATGTAAAAAGTTTCGTAAAAACATAAAAACAGTGGTAAACCACTGTTTTTACGAATTTTACATACAGATTACGATATTTTTACGGTACCCAAATTATTCGCTATTGAAACATTACTGCTTATTTTGCTCAACCCGCAGTCTTGTCGTTTCTTGTCGTATTAACAACAGTGCCATTTGGTAATCTTTAATGTCGAGTACATTCGCCTTGTACAACTCACGAATTTCATCCTCCATTAACATTAAATCGCCAATAGGATCACGTGTATAAATATAAGTGCCATATGTTTTTAATAAATCATAAATATCTAGCATTTTATCCATTTTATTTCGCTCCTCGTTGCGCTTCACAATCAATGCGTTTTGTCGGTGTGATAATAAGATCTACTGGGTAGTCGTGCGTCTCTACAGGCACCTGTTCATATAGTTGCTCATCAAAAAGCACAGACATTAGTTTACCTTTTTTATAGTGTAATACATAGCGATCGTAATAACCACCACCGTAGCCAATTCGATAGCCTTGTGTGTCAAAAACTACGCCAGGAACAAGTATGATATCCATTTCATTTGCGTCAACAAACTCACTTATTTCCGGAATTGGTTCACGCAAATGCATATAAACAGTTTCTAACTGGGCAAACGATTCTATCGCATAAAATGACATTTCTCTTGTTTTTGCATTACATTTTGGAACTGCCACTGTTTTACCAAGCTTCCAAAGTGCTTCGATTAGATGAATTGTGTCAACTTCTGGCTTATTAGAAATGGTAATGCCAATCGTATTTGCTTCTATTATATATGGTTCCTGTAGCACTTTTCTTGCGATAGCAAATGATTGTTCGCGATATGTAGCTGCACTCATATTTGAGAGTGCTTCACGCACCTTGTTTCGCAACGTTGTTTTATCCACGACATCGCACCTCCCTTTAAAATGTAGAAAGCCAAAACCACGTGTGGTTTTGGCTTAATGAGCGATTACTTTGTTTCACGGTGAAGAGTGTATTTCTTCTCGCGAGAGCAATATTTTTTAAGTTCAAGACGCTCTGGATTGTTACGCTTGTTCTTTTTAGAAATGTAGTTACGTTCGCCGCAATCTGTGCAAGCTAAAGTAATATTTACGCGCATTATTAACCCTCCCACTCTATATCAAGAATTTAAATTTGAGCATGATTTATACGACTAACCTATTATAACATAAACTGAAAAAAAATCTACCTTCATTTCATATTAAGTTTGCATGTGGTAAAATACCTTATAATTACATAATTTAATGGGGTGAAACTAGTGGATTTATCCATCATACTTATGATTGTCGGTATCGTTCTTATCTTTTTATCGTTCTTTTTCAAAGATAGTGCGAAAAAAGTCGAACAAGATGTCGAAGAATTATCCATTTCTATTTTTCAAGAAACGAATAATTTAAAACGACGTCTCAAAATTGTGGAAGAAGAGCTATTACTAGAACCTGAATTTCAGGTTAAATCATCCATAGCTAAAAATCCTCCGACGCAAAATCCAAAGGTTCAACAGGTTATGCAGGCTGTTCAACAAGCCGCACAGGTAAAAAAGGCTGAACCAATGCCAAACAACTTAAAGCCGATTCATGAAATCATTATCAGTCAGGTACTCGAGCTCAACAAGCAAGGACTTTCCATTGCTGATATTAGTATTCGCTCCAATTTAACGGAAGAGCAAGTGCGACAAGTGATTGCAAACGGAGGTAGATAATAATGAACAAATCCGCCATCCGTGCATTTGGTATCGCCATTTTCCTAGTCGGCGCATTGCTTTCTATAGCCGATCGCTTCGATCTAAATATTGGTCTACCGACAGTGGCCTCTTCAAACGATAAGGACGTAGAGGAACTACAAAAAAAACTTGAGCAAGCAACGAAAGAAATCGCAGCATTAAAAGCGAACTCGACGAAAGAAACTGGTAATGAAAATAAGCAACAAGAAAATGCAACTGACATGTCTGCGGAAGATGAGCATACTGATAGTACCCAGAACGCTGAAAAGAAAGCTGATAATGAAGTCACAATGACACTTCAAATATATAGCGGCATAACGCCCTATATTGTGGCGCAAAAGCTCGAAGACGGTGGCATTATTACAAATAGTGTAGAAATGGAGCTATTACTTGCGAATGCCAAATATGCGCGAAGTTTACAAATCGGCTCTTATGAAGTCAATTCTTCCATGTCACTAGAGGAAATTGCCAAATTAATAACTGGTAAAAAGCAATAAATAAAAAAATCCACTTCACCCTGCAGTAGCATTACATACGCTGCAGGAGGCAAGTGGATTTTTTCTATTGAAAATCAAATTGTTTGGAAATTGTTTGAGTGCCTGGCACGCACCTAAACGAGTGCTAAAAAGGCTTGCACGATGTCACTACCTGTTTTAGTGGCTATTGATTCTGGATGGAATTGTAATCCGACAAGTGGATAGTGCTTATGTTGGATAGCCATAATTTCTCCATCATCACGCGAAGTGGCCGTTATAATAAAATCTTCATGCAACGTGGAGGGCTCTATGATTAACGAGTGATAGCGCATTACTTCGATTTCACCTTCGAATTGTGCAAAAACGCCTGTTTGCTCATACTGTAAAGCAGACAGCTTGCCATGCATAATATTTTTAGCTTGCTTAATTGTTCCCCCGAATGCCTGCCCTATCGACTGATGACCTAAACAAATTCCTAAAATCGGATATTTTGTATATAGTTCTTGTACAACTTGAACTGTGATTCCTGCCTCATTTGGTGTGCCTGGACCTGGAGATAAAATAATTGCTTCTGGTTGCATGTCGATTATTTCTTCAATTGTTACTTCATCATTCCTTACTACTTGAACTTCCTTACCAAGCATACTGACTTGCTGAAATAAATTATATGTGAATGAATCATAATTATCGATGAGTAAAATCATTTTTTAACCTCCAGTAGCGCACGAGCTTTATTTAATGTTTCTTCATATTCAGACAAAGGAACTGAATCGTACACAACGCCTGCACCTGCTTGCACATGTGCAAATCCATCTTTTATCACCATTGTACGAATAGCCAACGCTAAATCCATATCACCTGTAGCTGAAATATACCCTACCGCACCAGCATAAACGCCGCGCTTCACTGGCTCTAGCTCATTAATTAACTGCATTGCTCGAATCTTTGGGGCTCCCGACACTGTACCAGCTGGCAAACATGCGCTAAGGACGTCTAACACATGGACTTCATCACGAAGTTCTCCAATAACTTCCGATACAATATGCATGACATGTTTATAGCGTTCAATGTTCATATATTTCACAAGCTTTACTGTGCCAATCTTGGAAATTCTTCCGATATCATTACGCCCTAAATCAACTAACATTCGGTGCTCAGCGATTTCTTTTTCATCCGTCAATAAGCTTTCTGCAATTGCTTCATCTTGCTGTTGCGTTGTACCACGTGGTTTCGTTCCAGCAATTGGATTTGTTGTAACTTTGCGATCCTTGACCTTTACAAGACTCTCTGGAGAAGTTCCTAAAATTGTGTATGCCTCAAAATCCATATAAAACATATAAGGTGATGGGTTCGACGTTCTTAACTGCCGATATAAGGCAAATGGATTGCCCGTAAACGAAGAAGAAAAACGTTGGGATAACACGATTTGAAAAATATCTCCCTTCACAATATGCTGTTTTGCGCGCTCAACAATCGCAATAAACTCTTCCTTTGGTATCATTGGTTGGAAATCAATTGTACCTAGCTCCATTGCACCAAATGTCGTTCCTGCATGTAGCTGTTGCTCAATTTCAGCAATAGCAGCTTCCATCCTATCAAGTGTGCGCCCTTCATTAAATAAATCGATTGCTGCTAGTGTCACCTCTTGCTTCAAATGATCAAACACGATAAACGTATCATAGAAAAAAACATGGACATCGGGCATATCTAAATTATCGTGTAAATATTCACCAATTTTTTCAGCATAAAAGGCGGTTTCATAGCCAAAAAAGCCGATTGCGCCACCAAAAAAAGCAAAAGGATAGTCCGCTTCATGGAATGGCATTACTTCTTTCAGTTTTTTTAAGACATTATCGTTAGACGTATCAATTTTCATCCCTTTTGTATATTGAGAACCGTTTTTATCCCCAATCAGTTCTGCTATTGGGTTAACGGCGATAAAGGAATAACGCCCACTTTCCTCATGCTTGGCTGAAGATTCAAATAGCATCTTATGCTTTCCTGTCAGAGATTGATACACCGATATAGGCGTCATCATATCTCCCTGTAATACTTTGATGGCAAATCTACTAAGCTCAACTGTCATTCTTAATCTCTCCTTCACTATGCTCTGCTCTACTACACCAAAAAACCATATAAAAAGGCCTTTCCATCGCAAAGGACGGAAAAGCCGTGGTGCCACCTTTATTGGTCTTAAAAGACCCTCTCTAAGCCTTGTAACGTAGGCAAACGCTAATCCATACTTAACTTCTGGATTAGGGCTCCGAAGTCCATTCGCTATTTATTTGTACTAGCTTCCACCAACCGCTAGCTCTCTTGAACAAATAATAATAATTACTACTCTTCATCTAAGCCGATTATTAGTATATATTGTAATGTAAAATATCGAACAATTCAAATTATTTTTTCTCAAGTTTACACTCGTCCGGTTGTTCTGCAAGTACTATCTCATAATCTTGAACAACTTGGCGGATCACAAATAAAATATCCTGCCGTACATTTAACATAACAGCCGTATCGTTAGTTGCAACATAAAAACGAACAAGAACCCGATATGATGCATGATATAACTCATCTATATATACATGAATCAGCTCTTTTTCAGTATTTGCATGCAAATGTATTTGCTGATGAATGGTACTTAAAGCACTACGTAATGTTTCTTCTTCGTTTTCCGCAGCTACATATAAAAACAACTCACATTTTCGTTTCTCTCGTTTTGAAAAATTATAAATTGGACGATTTACTAAATAAGAGTTCGGCACATATACAAGCCCTTTGTCGCCTGTTTGAATAAGTGTACTGCGAAGATTGATATCCTCAATGGTACCTTCTATTTTTTGATCCTCTGTCGCAATCCAATCGCCTATTTGAAATGGATTGTCGAGTGCAACGGACATCCCACCAAAAACATGAGCCAAAGTATCACGAATACCAAAAGCAATCGCTACCCCTGTTAATCCAATTCCTGTCAAAAAGCCATTTAGATTAAAGTTCCAAAAGGACGCAATGGTAAACATAGCTAAAATCATAATAAGCACTTTACCGATACGAAGGAAAAACGGTAAAAGAACATTTTGCTCCTCGTCACTATTTAACTCTAATGGTTTCTTTGTATAATAGTGAAGCACATCATATACGCCTTTAAAGGCAAAAAACACCATGATAGACAACACAAAATTCTTTGTTGCAAAATGTGTAAATAAAAATACTTTAAGTAAATTCGATAAACTTAGGACAACTACTGCTGACATAAACGCATATCGAATTGCCTTATTAAATTGGCCAAGAACAGTCGCTTGAAAATTACGCTGTCTATTCTTTAAAAATGTAACAGTGCTCGTAATGATTTTCTTCAACACAAAATGCTGAAACAACCATCCCACAACACAAAATGCCACCGCAATAGTAATGTCTATCCATGTTGGCACAGTCAAGTTCGGTAATAACCATTTCAATGAATCCATGTAATACTCCTTTTACATACCTATGTACATTTTCAATTATATTTGTGCAAAAAAATTGATGTCACTGTTTATAGTAAAAATAAGCCGACCAATAACGATCTGGTCAGCTTCGCATTTTATTGAATCGCATCATCTGCAAAAATGGCTCTATTTGCAAACCAGAAGTGATGCTCATTAAAACAATGCTCATTCATCGCAATAACCGAAAATTCAGCATGGTAGCGTTGCTTCATTTCATCTAACATTGTCTTTGCACGCTTTCCTAATAAATGTGGTCCATCAACAGGATTCCCTTCAGTAAAAATCAGAACCTCTGTTTCTGCGCATTGCTGATTTTCTTGTAGCAAACCTTTTACAAACTGTAGCACAGGCAAAATAGCTGCTTCACCTTGTACCTTATATTCAATAAAATCTTTAAAATCAGATAGATTTAATTGACCATTTTCAAAGCGGAAGTGCACGTGAATTTGACAATCATATGGCACGATATATAAATCTCTTTGCTCTTTATACGCATTCATAAATAACGGCAAAATCATACTTTTACAAAGCGCTGAATACCTCTCCATGCCAAAAGTTTGTTCAAGACAAATAATAATAGGCCCTTGCTCTTCCTTGTAATCAATAAATGGCACATATAGTACATTTCCACTTTTAGTTGTATGTTGCTTTAACTTTTGACGTCTCGCTTCTTGCCATTTTTGCTCATAGTACATGCGTTGCTCTTTACTGTTGGCTAAGCGCTCGGCTTGTTCAATGGCTGGAACATTTTCACGAATTTCATGCATCACATTCGCTAGCTCAAGTGCAAATGCTGCCATATTACGCAGTGTCTCACTTTTGTAAAAATAATCAATAAAAAAATGTTGTTCCTTCTCACTTAGCTCTTCTAAATGTAAGTTTTCATATAGATAATCTAAGTAATTGCGTTGTTCTGACGAAATCTCTAGACCAAATTTCTTTATAAGTGATTCTACACCGTCTTTCACGAAGCAGCACCTCCTAAGAACATTTTTTGGATAATGTCTATAGTATAACCAAAAAATTTTTTTGACAATACAAATAAACACACTACCATATTTGACGTATGTGTAGAGTGTAATGTTGCCGCGATTTCTTATATTTAAGAGTGTATTAAAAAGTAAAAAAGAAGGGCCTCTTAGTCGCAGCCCTTCTTTTTTTAATTATTCAATTCATAATGTTTCCCTTTAATTAAGTAAAATAAATGTTCGGCAATATTCGTCGCATGATCCGCTGAACGTTCTAAATGACGACAGACAAATGTTAAATGTGTAAATTGCGAAATATGAGATGGGCTTTCTGCACCAGCACGTAGTAATAATGTTACTGTTGCTCCGTATAAATCATCGACATAATCGTCAAGTTCAGCAATTTCTTTTGCTCGGACAGTATCTTCTTCCTTAAAGGCTGTAATAATACTTTCAAGCATTTCGACTGTCTTACTACACATCGTTTGTAAATTTGTCGTTGGGAAGATTAGAGGCTCCTTACCTAAACGAATCGTCTCTTTTGCGATGTTAACTGCATAATCTCCCACTCTCTCCATATCAGATGCAGCCTTTACAAGAACCATAAGACGGCGCAAATCTGTCGCTACCGGCTGTTGCTTGGCAATCATCAAAATTACTCGATCATTAATTTCTTCCTCAAGGCGATTAATATATAAATCGTCTTCAATAATTTTTAATGATTTCTCCAAATCTTGCTCTAACAATGCCTCAAAAGATATTTTTAATGCATTAATACTATTGGTTGCAATTTCTACAAACTGTTCTTGAATTTCCTTTAGCTCTTGCTCAAAGCGTTCACGTACTACCATCTATAGTTCCCCCTATGCTTAGCCGAAGCGTCCTGAAATGTAATCTTCGGTACGTTGATCTGCAGGTGTTTGGAAAATCACATCTGTTTTGTCATATTCCACAACTTCGCCACTTAGGAAAAATGCTGTA
This DNA window, taken from Lysinibacillus sp. FSL M8-0337, encodes the following:
- a CDS encoding mechanosensitive ion channel domain-containing protein — its product is MDSLKWLLPNLTVPTWIDITIAVAFCVVGWLFQHFVLKKIITSTVTFLKNRQRNFQATVLGQFNKAIRYAFMSAVVVLSLSNLLKVFLFTHFATKNFVLSIMVFFAFKGVYDVLHYYTKKPLELNSDEEQNVLLPFFLRIGKVLIMILAMFTIASFWNFNLNGFLTGIGLTGVAIAFGIRDTLAHVFGGMSVALDNPFQIGDWIATEDQKIEGTIEDINLRSTLIQTGDKGLVYVPNSYLVNRPIYNFSKREKRKCELFLYVAAENEEETLRSALSTIHQQIHLHANTEKELIHVYIDELYHASYRVLVRFYVATNDTAVMLNVRQDILFVIRQVVQDYEIVLAEQPDECKLEKK
- a CDS encoding 5-formyltetrahydrofolate cyclo-ligase is translated as MDKTTLRNKVREALSNMSAATYREQSFAIARKVLQEPYIIEANTIGITISNKPEVDTIHLIEALWKLGKTVAVPKCNAKTREMSFYAIESFAQLETVYMHLREPIPEISEFVDANEMDIILVPGVVFDTQGYRIGYGGGYYDRYVLHYKKGKLMSVLFDEQLYEQVPVETHDYPVDLIITPTKRIDCEAQRGAK
- a CDS encoding YqgQ family protein; protein product: MDKMLDIYDLLKTYGTYIYTRDPIGDLMLMEDEIRELYKANVLDIKDYQMALLLIRQETTRLRVEQNKQ
- the phoU gene encoding phosphate signaling complex protein PhoU, translated to MVVRERFEQELKEIQEQFVEIATNSINALKISFEALLEQDLEKSLKIIEDDLYINRLEEEINDRVILMIAKQQPVATDLRRLMVLVKAASDMERVGDYAVNIAKETIRLGKEPLIFPTTNLQTMCSKTVEMLESIITAFKEEDTVRAKEIAELDDYVDDLYGATVTLLLRAGAESPSHISQFTHLTFVCRHLERSADHATNIAEHLFYLIKGKHYELNN
- the trpE gene encoding anthranilate synthase component I, producing MTVELSRFAIKVLQGDMMTPISVYQSLTGKHKMLFESSAKHEESGRYSFIAVNPIAELIGDKNGSQYTKGMKIDTSNDNVLKKLKEVMPFHEADYPFAFFGGAIGFFGYETAFYAEKIGEYLHDNLDMPDVHVFFYDTFIVFDHLKQEVTLAAIDLFNEGRTLDRMEAAIAEIEQQLHAGTTFGAMELGTIDFQPMIPKEEFIAIVERAKQHIVKGDIFQIVLSQRFSSSFTGNPFALYRQLRTSNPSPYMFYMDFEAYTILGTSPESLVKVKDRKVTTNPIAGTKPRGTTQQQDEAIAESLLTDEKEIAEHRMLVDLGRNDIGRISKIGTVKLVKYMNIERYKHVMHIVSEVIGELRDEVHVLDVLSACLPAGTVSGAPKIRAMQLINELEPVKRGVYAGAVGYISATGDMDLALAIRTMVIKDGFAHVQAGAGVVYDSVPLSEYEETLNKARALLEVKK
- a CDS encoding aminodeoxychorismate/anthranilate synthase component II, with amino-acid sequence MILLIDNYDSFTYNLFQQVSMLGKEVQVVRNDEVTIEEIIDMQPEAIILSPGPGTPNEAGITVQVVQELYTKYPILGICLGHQSIGQAFGGTIKQAKNIMHGKLSALQYEQTGVFAQFEGEIEVMRYHSLIIEPSTLHEDFIITATSRDDGEIMAIQHKHYPLVGLQFHPESIATKTGSDIVQAFLALV
- the rpmG gene encoding 50S ribosomal protein L33, translated to MRVNITLACTDCGERNYISKKNKRNNPERLELKKYCSREKKYTLHRETK